From Candidatus Neomarinimicrobiota bacterium, the proteins below share one genomic window:
- a CDS encoding DUF3883 domain-containing protein, with protein sequence MEVDTTTNHVNRKNVIEDIRSDIEVSTGTRTWQDNVSALKLISEVVFTRSSGFVLELIQNAEDAGLGLNSPGTFEIRVNKDRVRVSHNGRPFSKQDVSAICSIRSSKKPEQGTLGYLGIGFKSVFKISDCPVICSDGFQFKFDKNYWDDPTKNPWQVIPIWVDDPPKEIDAELTTFIIPYREKAYYSSLVGELEKLSSELYLFLRWLRKIVVIDEVSGRSWTLENIGEDEDGITTLKHDNEEVKFKFFRRTVKVPNSVKQDRLAQDYRANVTKREVAIAFALDEEGNLAPSEAGAMYGGVYSFLPLGEARSGAKFPIQADFLVQPGRDAINYETKWNHWLVGEVVDLCKEAIEYFKNHDRWKYQFFPVFEFKKSEGLESYDELFGPKLIEPIEKFLEENDCVPTKDNGWARPEQVVRLTEDDEAIDDLVDMGLFLEDEMASAFGGRQELKFVHPKVLDCESKPIKKVDRWNILHDQKFLENKSNTPDAGDWFRSLYLWLNSHPFYGEPYSYYRRIRRNTMAYHNYNFILTSDGKLLRGGDVSLMVRILVDPIFMEMANKLKSSKAMLHPDILSRAVDEDESKEVRGFLTGLTGVQVLDEKKVCKEAILPKILVDAPKPSQKELLDYTILCQKILGNEIDEELEIWILTKQKSVKASKEVLFPKEFQPEHDWETNKQFVSGLSFISPRYIKGKADSDQLRTWREFLKAGGVKDSPDNGVEEFAMSFAKGTLKTKYQKVEVVDKRNFGYDIEAVAKDGRKVQIEVKGKSSDVDVELTENETEAADRFQETYYVCVISSIPENPTMHMVQNPAKPGVGKKDKLTIPVNIWRSARWT encoded by the coding sequence TTGGAGGTAGATACAACGACTAACCACGTTAATAGGAAGAACGTAATTGAGGATATACGGAGTGATATAGAGGTTTCAACGGGAACCCGTACGTGGCAGGATAATGTGAGCGCGTTAAAGTTGATATCCGAGGTAGTGTTTACTCGAAGCTCGGGTTTTGTTCTCGAACTAATTCAGAATGCGGAAGACGCTGGTCTAGGCCTAAACAGTCCAGGGACATTTGAAATACGGGTCAACAAAGACAGAGTAAGAGTTTCGCATAATGGACGTCCCTTCAGCAAACAAGATGTAAGCGCCATCTGTAGCATCAGGTCTTCCAAGAAGCCAGAACAGGGTACATTGGGGTATTTGGGTATTGGGTTTAAGTCCGTTTTCAAAATCTCTGATTGTCCCGTGATTTGTTCCGACGGATTTCAATTCAAGTTCGATAAAAATTACTGGGATGATCCCACTAAGAATCCGTGGCAGGTCATACCGATTTGGGTTGATGACCCACCCAAGGAAATAGATGCCGAATTGACAACTTTCATTATTCCCTACAGGGAAAAAGCGTATTATTCAAGTTTGGTTGGAGAACTGGAGAAACTCAGTAGTGAGCTATATTTATTTCTACGCTGGTTAAGAAAAATAGTAGTAATAGATGAGGTTTCTGGGCGATCATGGACCCTCGAGAATATTGGGGAGGACGAGGATGGGATCACTACCCTCAAGCATGACAATGAGGAGGTGAAGTTCAAATTCTTTCGACGGACCGTAAAGGTGCCAAATTCGGTGAAGCAAGACCGGTTAGCACAAGATTATAGGGCTAATGTTACAAAGAGAGAAGTAGCGATAGCTTTTGCGCTCGATGAGGAGGGTAACTTGGCGCCGTCGGAAGCGGGAGCAATGTATGGAGGAGTTTATTCTTTCTTACCATTGGGGGAGGCCAGGAGCGGAGCAAAGTTCCCAATTCAGGCAGACTTCCTCGTTCAGCCGGGCAGAGATGCGATTAACTATGAAACCAAATGGAACCACTGGTTGGTGGGGGAAGTGGTTGATCTTTGCAAGGAGGCAATAGAGTACTTCAAGAATCATGATAGGTGGAAATATCAATTTTTCCCAGTGTTCGAATTCAAGAAGTCTGAGGGGCTAGAATCATATGATGAGTTATTTGGGCCTAAGCTCATAGAACCTATCGAAAAATTCTTGGAAGAGAATGATTGCGTGCCGACTAAAGATAACGGGTGGGCCAGACCCGAACAGGTGGTGCGATTGACAGAGGATGACGAGGCAATAGATGATCTTGTCGATATGGGTTTATTCTTGGAAGATGAGATGGCCTCAGCATTCGGTGGACGACAAGAACTTAAGTTTGTTCATCCCAAGGTGCTTGACTGCGAATCCAAGCCGATCAAGAAGGTGGATCGTTGGAATATACTCCATGACCAAAAGTTCCTAGAAAATAAGAGCAACACACCTGATGCGGGTGATTGGTTTAGATCACTCTATCTCTGGCTCAATAGTCACCCGTTTTACGGAGAGCCTTATTCTTATTATAGACGAATCAGAAGAAACACTATGGCATATCATAACTATAATTTTATATTAACAAGCGATGGTAAACTCCTTAGGGGAGGGGATGTCTCCCTCATGGTCAGAATCTTAGTAGACCCCATATTCATGGAGATGGCGAACAAGTTGAAAAGTTCCAAAGCCATGCTACATCCTGATATCCTATCGAGGGCGGTTGATGAAGATGAATCAAAAGAGGTTCGAGGTTTCTTGACCGGCCTAACGGGGGTGCAAGTACTAGATGAAAAGAAAGTTTGCAAGGAGGCCATACTTCCCAAGATTCTGGTCGATGCTCCTAAGCCTTCACAAAAGGAACTTCTCGACTACACAATTTTGTGCCAGAAAATTCTCGGAAATGAAATAGACGAGGAATTGGAAATTTGGATTCTCACAAAACAAAAATCCGTGAAGGCATCCAAGGAAGTGTTATTTCCTAAAGAGTTCCAGCCTGAACACGACTGGGAAACCAACAAACAGTTCGTCTCTGGCCTTAGTTTCATAAGTCCGAGATACATCAAAGGTAAAGCTGATTCTGACCAATTGAGGACTTGGCGTGAATTCCTCAAGGCTGGTGGTGTTAAAGATTCTCCAGATAATGGTGTAGAGGAGTTTGCCATGAGCTTTGCTAAAGGAACGTTGAAAACCAAATATCAGAAAGTGGAAGTTGTTGATAAGAGAAACTTTGGCTATGACATTGAGGCAGTAGCCAAAGATGGCAGGAAGGTACAAATAGAGGTCAAAGGTAAGAGTTCTGATGTTGATGTTGAACTAACGGAGAATGAGACCGAGGCAGCGGATAGATTTCAAGAGACATATTACGTATGCGTCATCTCATCCATACCTGAGAACCCTACCATGCACATGGTTCAAAACCCAGCTAAACCTGGCGTAGGAAAGAAAGACAAACTGACTATTCCTGTCAACATTTGGAGGTCCGCCCGGTGGACATAG